In Corylus avellana chromosome ca2, CavTom2PMs-1.0, the following proteins share a genomic window:
- the LOC132171347 gene encoding sulfiredoxin, chloroplastic/mitochondrial has protein sequence MANFVLQVPKTLRSFSLSATSNGASVGGPQSGGNGGPVIVELPLDQIKRPLMRTRANDPHKVKDLMDSIQEIGLQVPIDVLEVDGVYYGFSGCHRYEAHQRLGLPTIRCKIRRGTKETLRHHLR, from the exons atggcGAATTTTGTACTGCAAGTCCCAAAGACCCTGAGAAGCTTCTCTCTTTCTGCGACATCTAACG GGGCTTCAGTGGGTGGGCCTCAGAGTGGAGGGAATGGGGGTCCAGTGATAGTGGAGCTTCCGCTTGACCAGATTAAAAGGCCGTTGATGCGAACGAGAGCCAACGATCCTCACAAAGTCAAGGACCTCATGGACAGTATCCAAGAAATCGGCCTCCAAGTACCT ATTGATGTTCTCGAGGTTGATGGAGTTTACTATG GTTTTTCTGGTTGCCACCGCTACGAGGCTCACCAGCGCCTAGGGCTACCTACAATCCGTTGCAAAATTCGACGTGGAACAAAAGAAACTCTGAG GCATCACCTTCGGTGA